In Takifugu rubripes chromosome 18, fTakRub1.2, whole genome shotgun sequence, the DNA window AATTCAGGCTGGGGGAAATAATCTGTAGGCCCTCGGGGGATTATAAAACAATGCTTGTGCTGATGTCATAGAGGCCGGACTTCTGAGGTCTCGTTTACGCACAAAGCTGCGGGCGGCGCTGGCGACCGGCAGGTGATGCAAGCAGCTGACAGGGCAGATGAGGAAACCGCCCGGCAGCTTCCTCCCGGGGCGGGCATCGAACCCGGAATACGGACGCGTTTAAGCGCAAACACCACGCCGCGCAGACAGCCGCTCGGTAAACCCGAGCGGAGTCGCTGAGCTGATGAGCTGCCTTGTGGAAAAGATTTAGGACAGAATGTTTGCGGACACCCATCTGGTCCTCATAAAAGCTCTTTGGCTTTTTTCGCTAATGCTCCTTGTTAGACAGTCGCAGCTAATGATTTCTTCGAACCCGGCGCAGGAGGAGGCGACAGCGCGCTCGCCGCGTCGGCTGAATCTTCCCCGCAGGTGCGGCGCAGCGCGGAGCCTCCTGGATCAGGTGGATTTTGCCCGCCGCATGCCTCGGTCCATCAGTGCAGGAgaaatttggggggggggagtggggttggaaaagggagggagggagcgattATCAGAAAGGGAGCGAGAAAGGTTAGAACAACAGAGCACCGAGCTCACAAGTTCAGTTGTGCTTCTGCTGGAACGGCCGTGCCCCTGTGGACAAGTTCAGTCCTTCAGTAGAAGTCTCATCCCTCCAACAATAATACTTACAAAATAAAGGCCGACCGCTCCAAGTAAAATCACTTCAGCCGAGTTCAATAGCTATTATTCAAGTTCTGCTTCTCCGTCCTCTGCGCTACGGCTCCTGTGATGTTAATAAGGTAAACCTGCGAGGAGCTGTGTCAACACCAGAGCGCTTTGGTTCTCGCTCGCCTCGGCCTTTTATCGTCAAATGATGATTGCCACCtcggtgtgtgtgcgcgtccaTCAAACGCTTCAAACGCTTGATCACGGAGCATATCAAATTCCACTTTACATGATTACTTTGACGTTTTAGGAAATGggaatgtttctttttccccctcctcttctgctggaaGTTGCAGTGGAGGACTGATAGCGTTTCAAAAATGTCAGAAAGTTAACTCTGGTCAACTGAGGTGGCTGCGTTGAGCGAAAAGCTGCTTATCAGCATCTCTAAAGTCCACAGTGAAACGCTGCCTTTGGATAGTTGGCTACTAAGAAGCCCCTTTCTCCAGAACAACAGTTTTTTTGTGTAAATGCTAAGCCAGAATGCTAATAAATTTGACCAGAGAACCACAGAATCAGTCCTTTAAAGTTTCTAAAACACAGCCGTTGTCATCATTTCCTCTCTGAGGGGGACTTTAGTTTATGCTCCTGACCTTAAcaaattggatttttctttaTAGTCATGATGCCTTTCAGAAAAAATCAGCTGCCCTGACCTCTGCATGCGCCTCCTTCACCAGCCACAGCCAGACTCCCGTCACCTGCTGGTTTCATCCAAAGATCCACTGTTAAAtcctgccctttgacctctggcgTGTCCCGTTGACCCCGGCCTCGCAAGCGTCACCTACTCAAACGCATCACATTCGAAACCGACAACAGATATTTCCCAAACAACAGCTAACATtcgccgtgacctttgaccttccgcGATAGGCTCACAGCTGTGGGGCCGATCCGCTTTTTTATATTCCGTAATTGGATTTCGAGGACACGTTCTCTCCCTCGGGTATATAAGATGGCCGAAGTTCTGGTGGCATCAGTTCAAAAGAGGCACCAGACGCTGAAGATACCATGATCTCCGCCAGCTCCTTCCTCTACACGCTCGTGCTCTTCTCTGGGCTGAGCAGCCGCTCGGTCACCGTCGCCATGCCTGCCGCCAAAATAGAAGACGAGGGCCTGGGACTGCTACTTGGAGACGAGCCCGCCGTGGTCCCCCCCGTCTACAGGCGAATGGACGTCCAGGGTAGCAGCCCGAGAGACGGAAGGTCCAAAATCATCGTCGTCTCCGTAAGCGCCACCTTTGATTTATTACAATCAGGCCTCTCTGCTGGTTTATTTTTACTCGGCAGAGAGATTTTTTTGACATCCAGGCCGCGGTTCCAAACCTCATAaccatttgtcacatgaaaTATTACTCGCTAGTTCTGTTCACCCAGCGTAATTCTGAGTCTGCTCTCGTTTCTAATATAAGGGAGAgggaattacattttaaatatcaaCAGCGTTTGTCATAATCCCCAGATTGTACTGGGAGCAGTTTTCACTGGGGCTTTGTTTTAAGGGAAAGTTCCTCCAAAGTCAATAGCGAAGAGTGAGGTCTCAGGATTATACTTAATGGGGAGACTGTTACTGGAAAGACACGCTGCTGCTCAATATCTGAATCCAGTTTTTCAACACTTGAAGCTTGATAATAAATCAAGGTGCTCCATTTGTGCTGCAAACAAGAGTGAAGAGTCATGGGGGGGATTGTTGTTTATTCAGGCAGGATGTTTTTGGCTGGGGGTCCATCTCCAGGCAGCAAACATGCAATGAGCTAGCTGATGGTGTGACGGCGGTATCCTCCGCGTTCGCCCAATATCGGCGGTGGGAGGAGATGCCAGGAGTCGTTAAAGTGCGCAGATAATGAGTCCAAATGGTCGGCGTTTGACACGAATAATAAATAATCTGACTAAATAATCCGAGCAGAGTGCCGGCTGCCGGAGGAGTTGAGTATTTGTGGGTGTTCGTCCTTAAAACAAAGTGTAATTCCAGAAAACTCAGCAATTTTTCATGCAAATAGATCGGATTTTGCGATCGGTCCTCCTGAACCGTGGCTCGTGGTTCACCCGACCCAGATGTTTGGGTTTAACAGGTTTGTTTTTGAGGGTCCGATGAATTTGAATATCAGGCTGGATTTGTTTTTCCCAGATTCCCAGGTCCTGGTCTGTTTGAGCAGAGCCTTGTGACTCGATTCGGTGACTTCATGAGAACTCTCTCAGGAACTATCAGGCGATTCTATGACaatgacagaggtcaaagggtcaCAAACCTGGACATAGTTTAATGGAGTCCCACTGAAGATTTGGCTGCGACGTGTCCGGAGTTAATACGCCTCCCGTGGCCCCTGAACATGGTGGTTATCTTTGCGGTAATGGAGAACAGGCGGCCATGATGGAGCTGCAAAACCAGATGAGTGAACCGGGGCAGCGGAACAAAAGAAGCCACGGCGATGTAgtaaaaacagggaaaacacaTTTCTTCCATTTGGGGTTGCTGTGGTTTGGAGCGGGGAGGGACGTTCGGGTCCAGCACCTGTGCTGCGAGTGAAACGGCCCCAGATCATCCGTGTAGGGCCGCGTGTGTGGTCACGCATGATCACGCATCTACGCTGTCTTTCAGGACCCGAGGCTGAAGGGTTTCCACGGACAGAGCCCGGCCTTTTTGAGGAGCCCTCATCTGCTCACAGACCAGAACGTCCCCACGGAAGACGGTCTGACCCTTGAGCGCAGAAACGCCGACCTCGACAGTGAGTATCTGTAAATCGGAGCCGGAAAAGAGGCGGAGACTTCCAAACGTTGCTAATCGGGTGTTTGTGCTCCCAGTACTGCGGTGCATGGTGGGACGAGTCTACCGACCCTGCTGGGAAGTAGAGGTCTGAGCCCAAACACCAAGACGCTGCACGAATCATGAATTCATCTGTAAATTCTCTCCTCGGATGCCTCCAACACACGGAATCTCACAAACGAGATCATCATTAAAGCTGGAATTCTGTCTCCCAAGTAGATTTTCCTTCATTAAACGTACACACGCAGACAAAACCACAGATTATGTTGTTTTCCCCTCGCATTCTCTTTCATTCGGGTTTAGATGTCTGTTTCCTACCATTTGAGTCAGAATGAGCATGAATTTGAAAAACATGAGAGCCGATGGGGTGAACCACTGATCGATCACGCCGGAATGTAGGATTTATGCTCGACTCAGCATCTCTCGTGCTGCTGCGATCTGTTGGGAACATGCAGTGAAGATCTCTCCCTACGCGTCCAAGCTAAATATGTCGCTGTAAAAGAGGAAGATGTGGAAAAGATAAAGGCTTTATTAAACACAACACAGCTCTGGAATTCAGATTTACAGGGCAAGTGTTCAGTATAAACTATATACATAAGCAGTGCAAGATCTGATATAAGTGATGCATTGATTTACAACAAATGCCACATTATAGGCAggcagaaaaaataaagaataaatataTCCATGCACGGAGTAAGTGCTCAAAAATCTACAAGAAAGGATGCCCTGCTCCATTTGTAGGCATTGTTTCCACACCTAGAGGCTAAAGGTAGTATTACAAAAGGCAAAAAAGCGCACAAATACTGTTCTCATGTTAAAAACGTAATAAACCTCATAGCCCCACAATCTGCACTTAA includes these proteins:
- the pmch gene encoding pro-MCH — encoded protein: MISASSFLYTLVLFSGLSSRSVTVAMPAAKIEDEGLGLLLGDEPAVVPPVYRRMDVQGSSPRDGRSKIIVVSDPRLKGFHGQSPAFLRSPHLLTDQNVPTEDGLTLERRNADLDILRCMVGRVYRPCWEVEV